Within Sphingobium aromaticiconvertens, the genomic segment GGCCCTTTTCCAGCCGCAAGTTCGTCGAATGTCTGCGGACTGGCGCGGAAAATTTCGGCTGGAGCAAGCGCAATCCGCGCCCCGGCCAGGTCCGCGACGGGCACTGGCTGGTCGGCATGGGCGTGGCGTCGGCCTTCCGCAACAATCTGACCATGGCATCAGGCGCGCGCGTCGGGATCGATAGTCGGGGCCATGTGACGGTGGAAACCGACATGACCGATATCGGGACTGGCAGCTACACGGTCATTGCGCAGACCGCGGCGGAGATGATGGGCGTCGCGCTGGACGCCGTGACCGTGCGGCTGGGCGATAGCAGCTTTCCGGCCTCGGCCGGGTCGGGTGGTCAGTGGGGCGCGAACAGCGCTACCGCGGGCGTCTACGCCGCTTGCATGACGTTGCGCGCGAAGATTGCCGAAGTCGCTGGGTTCCCCGCCGATCAGGCGGTGTTCGAAGATGGCTTTGTCCGGTTGGGCAACCAGTCCCGGCAACTGGGCCAGGTGGCGGGCCGCGCAGGTCTGTGGGTTGAGGACAAGATTGAGTTTGGCGATCTCGACGAACGCTATGCCCAGGCAACCTTTGGCGCGCATTTTGCCGAGGTTGGGGTGGATATCGACACGGGCGAAGTACGCGTGCGGCGGATGGGCGGCGCCTTTGCGGCGGGGCGCATTCTCAATCCCAAATCGGCGCGCAGTCAGGTGATCGGCGCGATGACGATGGGCGTTGGCGCGGCGCTGATGGAGGAACTGACCGTTGACGCGCGCTTTGGCTATTTCGTCAACCACGACATGGCCGAATATCATGTGCCGGTGCATGCCGACATTCCCGAACAATCAGTGATCTTCATCGACGAACTGGACGAAAAATCCTCACCGATGAAGGCCAAGGGCGTGGGCGAGTTGGGTATTTGCGGCGCGGGCGCTGCAGTAGCGAACGCCATCTATAATGCCTGTGGCATCCGCCTGCGCGACTATCCGCTGACGATCGACAAGCTGTTGCGCGCGGCGCCGGGGTCGGCAATCGCCTGACGGAAGGTGCGGGCGGGCCGCTTGGCCTGCCCGCGCGTCTGGCGCATAAGCCCATCTCCATCGGGAGAAGAACATGGGCGACGTCATCAATCTGCGACAAGCGCGCAAGCAGCGCGACAGGGCGTCGGCATCGCGCCTTGCAGAGACGAATCGCGCGAAGTTCGGACGAACGAAAGCGGAGCGGCTGGCGCTGCAGGCGGAAGCCGCGCGACAGGAAAAGCAGATTGAAGGTGCGCGACGAGACAATTCGGGTGGGAGGGAAGAAACGCCGACTGAAGATCGGTAGATTCCAGCTATTTGTATGAATATCCGTTCAGAATATGTGGCGTTTGTCGAGATATATGATGAACATATGTTCATATTTCATTCTATGAAGTCAATCTGACCGTCATTCCAAACAACTCATCGCTTCATCTGCAATCAGCATGGGCTTTATTGCCACTTGGGTGAGTTGTTTCCATACTATGACTAGAGATATTCGTTCAACTCGCCCCGCTAGGGCCGCGATTGCCGCTGTTCTGGCCTTCAGTGCAACCCCTTTGCTCGCCCAGGAGATAGCGCCTTCGCCGGTTGCGCCTGCGCCCATTGCTCCTGTGGCTGAACCCGCCGCTCCGCAAGTTGCTCCGGTAGTCGAAGCGGCGCCTCCCGCATCCGCTCCTGCGGCGAGTGCCCCGGTGATGGCGCCTGCCCAACCGGTCGTGCAGCCCACTGCGTCGGTTGAAGAGCGCAAGGCGGAAGCGATCGCGCAAGCCGAAACCGCCCGTGCCGAAGCAGCACCCGCGCCAGCGCAGCGGGTTCAAAAACGCCCCGCCGCCCGCGCGGCAGCACCGACGCCCACCCCGGCTGAAGCCGTTGCGGCAGCCCCTGCGCGCGCCGTTGCTCCTGCTCCGGTCGAAACCGCCCCGGCCGAGCCAACCCCGGTTGTGCCGGATATGGCAGTATCGACGCCTGCAGAGCCAGCTATCGTGACGCCACCCGCCACCAATGATCTTGCACAGGTGGATAGCAACAGCGATGCCCTGACCTGGGGCTTGGCCGGTGGCGCGCTGTTGCTGGTTGGCGCGGCTGGCACGCTGGCGATGCGCCGTCGTCGCAACCGGGCCGGGGAGTCTGCCTATCGCGTGGATGAGGGCGTCACCCTGCATACGTCAGAGGGTATCGTCACCGTGCCCGAAACCGCGCTGGTGCGGGAACCGGTAGAACCTGCCTTCCAGCCGATTGCCCCCGTCGCTACCCCAACGATGGCTGCCGCGACACGCACGCCGTTGGCCGTCGATGCACCGCACGACTCGCTGGACGCCATGGTCGATGCGCCGCCCAGTGCGGCCAATCCGTTCGTGACGCGCAGTAAACGCCTGCGTCGCGCCCAGTTTCTTCTGGCTCAGCAGGCGGATGGCACGGAACGCAAGGACAGGCAGGGTGCATCGGTCGCCCCGCAGGCAGCGCCGGTCGATCGGTCGCAGACCGTCTATCGTTTCGGCAAGGATGATGCCCGCCGCAGCGGTCTGATACCCCGGACTCGTTAAACGCAGGGCCAAAACAGTGATTGGAAGAGGGGCGGGATGTCTTATCCCGCCCCTCTTTTACGCGGCTTCCGGTTGCGCTTGAGGCCCGTGCCTGATACCGGCGCGCCGGTAATTGCGCGCACTTCAGGAAGGTCCCGTTTCGCCATGTCAGACACTGTCAATCGCATCGTTCTCGCCTTCTCCGGCGGTCTCGATACCAGCGTGATCCTGAAATGGCTTCAGCAGACATACCAGTGCGAAGTCGTGACCTTCACGGCCGATCTGGGACAAGGCGAGGAACTGGAACCCGCACGGGCCAAGGCGCGGCTGATGGGCGTCAAGGAAGAGCATATCTTCATCGACGACCTGCGCGAAGAATTCGTGAAGGACTATGTCTTCCCGATGATGCGCTCCAACGCGCTATATGAGGGGCTGTATCTCCTTGGCACCTCGATCGCGCGTCCGCTGATCGCCAAGCGCCAGATCGAGATTGCGAAAATGGTCGGTGCCGATGCCGTCAGCCATGGCGCGACCGGCAAGGGTAACGATCAGGTCCGGTTCGAGCTGGGCTATTATGCCCTCTCGCCCGACATCAAGGTGATTGCGCCGTGGCGCGAATGGGATCTGACCAGCCGTACCAAGCTAATCGAGTTCGCCGAACAGAATCAGATCCCGATCGCCAAGGACAAGCGCGGCGAAAGTCCCTTCTCGACCGATGCCAACATGCTCCACACTTCGTCCGAGGGTAAGGTGCTGGAGGATCCGTGGGAAGAAGTCCCCGATTATGTCTATTCGCGCACGGTCAACCCGGAGGACGCGCCCGACGCGCCCGAATTCATCACTGTGGATTTCGAGCGTGGCGACGGCGTTGCCATCAACGGCGTCGGCATGTCGCCCGCAACCCTGCTCGAAACCCTGAACGATTATGGCCGCAAGCATGGCATTGGTCGCCTCGATCTGGTCGAGAACCGCTTCGTCGGCATGAAGTCGCGCGGCATGTATGAGACGCCGGGCGGCACCATCTATCACCTCGCCCATCGTGGGATCGAGCAAGTGACGCTCGACCGGGGCGCGGCGCATCTGAAGGACGAGCTGGCCCCGCGCTATGCCGAACTGATCTATAACGGTTTCTGGTTCTCGCCCGAGCGCGAGATGTTGCAGGCTGCGATCGACCATAGCCAGGAGAAGGTGACGGGTACCGTTCGCCTGAAGCTGTACAAGGGCGGCGTCTATATCGTCGGCCGCAAGTCGCCTTACTCGCTCTACAGCGAGAAGGTCGTGACGTTCGAGGATGATGCCGGCGCCTATGACCAGCGGGATGCTGCGGGCTTCATCAAGCTCAATGCCCTGCGGCTTCGTTTGCTGGGACGGCGTGATCGTTGATCGGCTAAGTTTGCCGCAGGGTTAATGCGATTTTAGCCCTGCGGCGTCGATAGGTTCCCTATCGAAGTGGCGCGTGCAGGCGATACCAGATGCGGCTTTTCGGTGTGCGGCGGAGGTAGGGAAGTCGCGCACGGCGGCTCGTCGCCCGTTGATCGGGGCTTGTACTAACGGACGGATGCGCGCCTATTCGCGCCATGCCGTCCACTCCCATTTTTCCCTGGCGCTATGGCATGTTCCTGGTGTTGCTCGCGCTTGCCGCGCCGCTCGCGCTGTGGCTGCCCTGGCATGAGGCGATGATGGCGGGGTTCGACTTTGCCGCGGTCGCCTTCCTCATCGCCTGTGCGCCGCTGTTGCGGATCGATGTGGCCGCCATGCGCCGCAACGCGCAGCGCAACGATGCCAATCGTCATATGATGCTGTTGCTCACCGCCATCGTGTCATTGGTCATTCTGGTGGCGGTGGGCGTCGCCACCAGCCAGCGGCAGGCGCCAAGCCCGCTGGTTGTGGCGCTGGTCCTGATAACATTGGCGATCGCCTGGATTTTTTCCAACAGCGTCTATGCGATGCACTATGCCCATATTTTCTACCGGGCCGGGGCGGGGGGCGGCGATCGTCGGGGGCTGAATTTCCCGGACACGGCCGAGCCCGACTATTGGGATTTTGTCTATTTCGCCTTCACTCTGGGCATGACCTTCCAGACGTCGGACGTCGACGTCACCAGCAGGCAGGTGCGTAAAGTGGTGATTTTCCATTGCCTGGCGGGGTTCGTCTTCAACCTTGGCATATTGGCGTTCACCATCAACGTGCTGGGCTATTAACGGCTTCACGCCTTGCTTACCATTTTCAGGATAAGGTGCGGGCCATGACCCGTAACAGCGATCCCTGCCCGAAATCGGCCGTCAGCCATGGCGTCGGCTTTGCCGGCATAGCGGGCCTTGGCCTCTGGACGATGGTCGCGCGCCACTATGGCATGGATGGCGTCCATGCCGGGTTCGCCGCCGTGGTCGCCTGCGGCGTGCCGATGGTCCTCTGGTCGCTGTTGGTGGACAAGGTGCATCGCAATCCCTCGACCGGGATCGACTGGAGCGCGCCTGCGCGGCCTGTGCGCGCGATTCTCGACATCAGCCTCGTCAAGATTGCCGGGCTTTGGGCGACCTGGCTCGCCATCGCCATCTTCTATTGCCTCGCCCGCTGGTATTGGCAGGGCAATTATCGCCATTCCATGGACCTGTTCGCATGGGCCGCGCCGGGGCTGTTGCTGCTGTCCATACCCTATGTGATCTGGCTGGACCGGCGGCTGATCGACCCGAAGGACGCGAGCTATGCGTTCGGCCAGTGGGTGATCGGCGGCGCAGCGGGGCAGGCGGATCGGGTGCAGGTCGCCCACCATGCCCGCGCCTGGGCGGTGAAGGGCTTTTTCCTCGCTTTCATGGTGTCGATCGTGCCGGGCAATTTCGCCAGCGTCATCGATTGGTCCCTCAATCGCGCGATCGACAATCCGGTCGCGCTGGCCGGTTTTCTGATCGCGATCATGTTCATGATCGACGTGTGCATGGCGACGGTCGGCTATATGCTGACCTTCAAGCCACTGGATTCCCATATCCGCACCGCCAACCCCTTTCTGTCAGGATGGCTGGCAGCGCTGATCTGCTACCCGCCCTTCGTGCTGATGGGCGGCGGCGGACCGCTGGACTATCATGCGGGTGGGGCGGAATGGGATGTCTGGACCCAGGGGTCGACGGCGCTGCAATGGGTGCTGGGGGTGGTGCTGGTCGTACTAACAGCACTCTATGCCTGGGCGACGGTGGCTTTTGGACTGCGCTTTTCCAACCTCACCCATCGCGGTATCCTGACCCACGGTCCCTATCGCTGGACGCGGCACCCTGCCTATTTGTCGAAAAATCTCTTCTGGTGGTTTTCCGCGCTGCCATTCCTGACCGTCAGTCACAGCGTCACCGACATGGTCCGCAACTGCGCGATGCTGGCCGCGACCAACGCCGTCTATTATTGGCGCGCCCGGACCGAGGAGAAGCATCTGTCCACTGACCCGGATTATCGCGCCTATAGCGACTGGATGGAACGCAACGGCCCCATCCCGCGGCTGCTCGCGTGGATCATTGGCCGCCGACGCGAGGATGCGCCGCAACCGGCGGAATAGGGTCGCCCCTAGAAGCTTTCCTCGTCATAGACGCGCGACACATCGCTGTTCCACTCGCCATGATAGCGGTCCAGTAGCCGCTCGGCATGGGTCTTGCCTGACGCCACAACCTCGTCCAGATCCGCGAGATAGCCGGTTTCATTATCCCCGGCATCGTTGAGCCGCGCCCGTGCTGACAAGCCACTACGGGCGATGTCCAGCACTGGCCCGGCAATATCGCGCAAGGTCCGGCCATCGCCGATCGGCGCGTCGAGGCCCAGTTTCGGCACCGAATCGCGCAGTGTCTGGCGCGCATCCATCGACCAGTCCTTGACCAGATCCCACGCCGCATCGAGCGCGCCCTGATCGTAGAGCAGGCCGACCCACAAGGCAGGCAGCGCGCAAATGCGTCCCCACGGCCCACCATCGGCCCCGCGCATTTCCAGAAAGCTTTTTAGCCGCACTTCGGGGAAGGCGGTGGAGAGATGATCCTCCCAATCCTTTTCGGTCGGCTTTTCACCCGGCAGGACAGAGAGTTTGCCGTTCAGAAAGTCGCGGAAGGACAGGCCGGAGGCGTCGATATATTTGCCCTCTCGGAACACGAAATACATCGGCACGTCCAGCGCATAGTCGGCATAGCGTTCATAGCCAAAGCCATCCTCGAACACGAAGGGCAACATCCCCGTGCGCTGCGGGTCGGTGTCCGACCAGATATGGCTGCGATAGGAAAGGAAGCCGTTGGGCTTCCCTTCGGTAAAGGGCGAATTGGCGAACAGCGCCGTCGCCAGCGGTTGCAGCGCGAGGGAGGTGCGGAACTTCTGCACCATGTCCGCCTCGCTGCCATAGTCGAGGTTGGTCTGGATCGTGCAGGTCCGCAACATCATGTCGAGGCCCAGCGACCCCACACGCGGCATATGCCGCAACATGATGTCATAACGGCCCTTGGGCATGATCGGCAGGTCGGTGCGGGTCTTGTCGGGCCACATGCCCAGGCCCAGGAAACCCAGACCCAGCATGTCGCCGACATATTTGACCTGTTCCAGATGCCGTCCGGTTTCCGCGCAGGTCTGGTGCAGATTGTCGAGCGGTGCGCCCGACAGTTCCAGTTGACCGGCGGGTTCCAGGCTGATGGTGCCGTCGCTGCCGGACAGGGCGATGATATTCTCGCCCTCGAACACTGGCGTCCAGCCATAACGGGTCAGGCCGATCAGCAGCGTGTGGATGCCGCCCTTTTCCTCATAGGAAGGGGCGTGATGATCCTTGCGCGAATAGACGAATTTCTCGTGCTCGGTGCCGATGCGCCAACGCTCCTTGGGCTTTTCACCCTTGGCAAAGGCGGCGATCAACTGGTCGCGGCTCTCGATGACCGGATCGTTTCCGGCTGATTCGGTCCTAGTGCTCATGCCCCGGCCTTAGCGTGTCCCCTCTGCGCGTCCAACACCCGTGCGCGCGCTGCACATAAGGTCTCTCTATGACCGGTGCAATCGCATGGCGAAATGAAACTAAAGCTCGTCCTCATTCCAGTCACCGTTCAACCCCATCCAGATGGCCGTAGCAGCCAGCGCAGCCGTCTCCGCGCGCAGGATGCGCGGTCCCAGCGAAACGGGCACCGCGCAGGGATGAGCGCGGATCGCCTCGCGCTCGATCGGATCGAAACCACCCTCTGGCCCGATGACGAAAGCGGCTGGCCCGCGATGGCTCCCAAGCGCCTGTCCAATTGGCACGCCCCCTGTCTCGTCGGCGAAGAACAGGTGGCGGTCGGCGGGCCAGTTTCGCAGCAGGACGTCCAGCTTCACCATCTCCCCCAATTCGGGCAGCGCGGTGCGTCCGCATTGCTCGGCCGCTTCGACCAGATGCGTGTGCAGTCGATCGAGGTTCAGCTTGTCCACCACTGCGCGTCGGGTCAGCACGGGTTGCAGCTTGGCGACACCCAGTTCGCACGCTTTCTCCGCGATCAGGTCGATGCGTCCCTTGCGGATCGGGGCGCAGCACAGCCAGAAATCGGGCACCGTTTCGGGTGGCTTGGTCTGGCTCACGCAATCCAGCATAAGGTCGCGCTTGCGAATGTCGCGGGCGCGGGCGGCCCATTCGCCCGACCGTCCATCGAACAGCAGCACGATGTCGTCAGCCTTTACCCGCATCACGCTGATCAGATAATGGGCAGCATTGCCGTCTACCTGCACGGAGACACCTTCGCCCAGCGCTGTAGCGACATAGAGGCGCGGGGCGCTTTGTGGCGGCCAGGCGGGGATTGCGGTCATTTGCGTCTTTCGATTTTGTGGACGGCCCTCTAATGCCGGTCATGCCGGGAGAAGTCGAGATAACAGCGCCCCGATCAAGCACGGGACAAATGGAGACCGAGTGACAGACACCATCGTTCCCGACAGCGAAGCGCGCGGTCTGGTTGCGCGTCTGCCGCAGGGCGCGCGTAATCTGGCGCTGCTCGCGCGGTTTGACCGGCCGATCGGCTGGTGGCTGCTCTTCTGGCCCGGCGCATGG encodes:
- a CDS encoding DUF1345 domain-containing protein, with protein sequence MPSTPIFPWRYGMFLVLLALAAPLALWLPWHEAMMAGFDFAAVAFLIACAPLLRIDVAAMRRNAQRNDANRHMMLLLTAIVSLVILVAVGVATSQRQAPSPLVVALVLITLAIAWIFSNSVYAMHYAHIFYRAGAGGGDRRGLNFPDTAEPDYWDFVYFAFTLGMTFQTSDVDVTSRQVRKVVIFHCLAGFVFNLGILAFTINVLGY
- a CDS encoding 16S rRNA (uracil(1498)-N(3))-methyltransferase, yielding MTAIPAWPPQSAPRLYVATALGEGVSVQVDGNAAHYLISVMRVKADDIVLLFDGRSGEWAARARDIRKRDLMLDCVSQTKPPETVPDFWLCCAPIRKGRIDLIAEKACELGVAKLQPVLTRRAVVDKLNLDRLHTHLVEAAEQCGRTALPELGEMVKLDVLLRNWPADRHLFFADETGGVPIGQALGSHRGPAAFVIGPEGGFDPIEREAIRAHPCAVPVSLGPRILRAETAALAATAIWMGLNGDWNEDEL
- a CDS encoding argininosuccinate synthase; its protein translation is MSDTVNRIVLAFSGGLDTSVILKWLQQTYQCEVVTFTADLGQGEELEPARAKARLMGVKEEHIFIDDLREEFVKDYVFPMMRSNALYEGLYLLGTSIARPLIAKRQIEIAKMVGADAVSHGATGKGNDQVRFELGYYALSPDIKVIAPWREWDLTSRTKLIEFAEQNQIPIAKDKRGESPFSTDANMLHTSSEGKVLEDPWEEVPDYVYSRTVNPEDAPDAPEFITVDFERGDGVAINGVGMSPATLLETLNDYGRKHGIGRLDLVENRFVGMKSRGMYETPGGTIYHLAHRGIEQVTLDRGAAHLKDELAPRYAELIYNGFWFSPEREMLQAAIDHSQEKVTGTVRLKLYKGGVYIVGRKSPYSLYSEKVVTFEDDAGAYDQRDAAGFIKLNALRLRLLGRRDR
- a CDS encoding glutamate--cysteine ligase, which encodes MSTRTESAGNDPVIESRDQLIAAFAKGEKPKERWRIGTEHEKFVYSRKDHHAPSYEEKGGIHTLLIGLTRYGWTPVFEGENIIALSGSDGTISLEPAGQLELSGAPLDNLHQTCAETGRHLEQVKYVGDMLGLGFLGLGMWPDKTRTDLPIMPKGRYDIMLRHMPRVGSLGLDMMLRTCTIQTNLDYGSEADMVQKFRTSLALQPLATALFANSPFTEGKPNGFLSYRSHIWSDTDPQRTGMLPFVFEDGFGYERYADYALDVPMYFVFREGKYIDASGLSFRDFLNGKLSVLPGEKPTEKDWEDHLSTAFPEVRLKSFLEMRGADGGPWGRICALPALWVGLLYDQGALDAAWDLVKDWSMDARQTLRDSVPKLGLDAPIGDGRTLRDIAGPVLDIARSGLSARARLNDAGDNETGYLADLDEVVASGKTHAERLLDRYHGEWNSDVSRVYDEESF
- a CDS encoding DUF4169 family protein is translated as MGDVINLRQARKQRDRASASRLAETNRAKFGRTKAERLALQAEAARQEKQIEGARRDNSGGREETPTEDR
- a CDS encoding methyltransferase family protein; translated protein: MTRNSDPCPKSAVSHGVGFAGIAGLGLWTMVARHYGMDGVHAGFAAVVACGVPMVLWSLLVDKVHRNPSTGIDWSAPARPVRAILDISLVKIAGLWATWLAIAIFYCLARWYWQGNYRHSMDLFAWAAPGLLLLSIPYVIWLDRRLIDPKDASYAFGQWVIGGAAGQADRVQVAHHARAWAVKGFFLAFMVSIVPGNFASVIDWSLNRAIDNPVALAGFLIAIMFMIDVCMATVGYMLTFKPLDSHIRTANPFLSGWLAALICYPPFVLMGGGGPLDYHAGGAEWDVWTQGSTALQWVLGVVLVVLTALYAWATVAFGLRFSNLTHRGILTHGPYRWTRHPAYLSKNLFWWFSALPFLTVSHSVTDMVRNCAMLAATNAVYYWRARTEEKHLSTDPDYRAYSDWMERNGPIPRLLAWIIGRRREDAPQPAE